One Nocardia iowensis DNA window includes the following coding sequences:
- a CDS encoding phosphoribosyl-ATP diphosphatase, with translation MKNFETLFAELQERAVTRPEGSGTVAALDAGVHSQGKKVLEEAGEVWLAAEHESDESLAEEISQLLYWVQVLMVGRGLKLEDVYRHL, from the coding sequence ATGAAGAACTTCGAAACCCTGTTCGCCGAGCTGCAGGAACGTGCGGTTACCCGCCCCGAGGGGTCCGGAACCGTGGCCGCGCTGGACGCCGGCGTGCATAGCCAGGGTAAGAAGGTGCTCGAGGAGGCCGGCGAGGTGTGGCTGGCCGCCGAGCACGAGAGCGACGAGTCGCTCGCCGAGGAGATCTCGCAGCTGCTGTACTGGGTTCAGGTGCTGATGGTGGGTCGTGGACTGAAGCTCGAAGACGTGTACCGACATCTGTGA
- a CDS encoding HAD family hydrolase, whose protein sequence is MTARLAAVLWDMDGTLLDSEKLWDVAVRELAREHGHEMTDELRHALIGASGPDALRLIFTGLGIESTPEALGAAGDFLEWRVTELMTGPIPWRPGAKDALALVKEAGLASALVTNTKRSLTEFGLDTLGRDFFDVSVCGDEVARGKPEPDVYQRAAELLGVDPRDCVAVEDSPTGTRAARAAGCAVIVIPCEIAVPDGPGRTFRDSLVGLTIEDLEQALKLRG, encoded by the coding sequence GTGACTGCGCGACTAGCCGCCGTTCTCTGGGATATGGACGGCACGTTGCTGGACTCGGAGAAGCTCTGGGACGTCGCCGTGCGCGAGTTGGCTCGCGAGCACGGGCACGAGATGACCGACGAGCTGCGGCACGCGTTGATCGGCGCGTCCGGGCCGGACGCGCTGCGGTTGATCTTCACCGGTCTCGGCATCGAGTCGACTCCGGAGGCACTGGGGGCGGCGGGGGACTTTCTGGAGTGGCGGGTGACCGAGTTGATGACCGGTCCCATCCCGTGGCGTCCCGGTGCGAAGGACGCGCTCGCGTTGGTCAAGGAGGCAGGACTCGCTTCGGCGCTCGTCACCAATACCAAGCGGTCGCTTACCGAATTCGGATTGGACACGCTCGGCCGCGATTTCTTCGACGTGTCGGTCTGCGGTGACGAGGTGGCACGCGGCAAGCCCGAGCCGGACGTCTATCAGCGGGCCGCTGAGCTGCTCGGCGTCGATCCGCGTGACTGTGTGGCCGTGGAGGATTCGCCGACTGGCACCCGCGCGGCGCGGGCGGCGGGTTGCGCGGTGATCGTGATCCCGTGCGAGATTGCCGTTCCGGACGGACCTGGCCGAACGTTCCGTGACTCGCTGGTCGGGCTCACGATCGAAGACCTCGAACAAGCGCTGAAGCTGCGCGGCTGA
- a CDS encoding serine/threonine-protein kinase: MTADRLIAGRYRLTDPIGTGAMGVVWRGTDVRLRRTVAVKQLILGPGLSREAALEAKLRAMREGRIAARLHHPNAITVFDVAEEDGQPWLVMEYMDAPSLAAKLSGKRTLAPAEVARIGAQAAGALAAAHKAGIMHRDVKPANLLVGDDGTVKLTDFGISRAVGDVTVTATGFLAGTPAYLAPEVARGENPEPASDVFALGSTLYAAVEGQPPFGEGDNPLAVLHAVARGQVPEPKQAGVLGSVLMRLLAPTIDARPTMREAQQALEAVAEGRVPKLGTPSLTKALPAPGADATTVLPQPGTDAASSTANATAATALVPTAALANAAPQANPAAAESVSAQPPIPPRRAATTIPGGAGGGPQRNRAMAVGAAAFVAVLLVIGLVAYIVNGDRKDEGGTAAPSVTTVSAAPEGPPPPANAASTGQEAPPAPVSTPEPSPPPSPTPAPSSTTPTPTPTPSPTPSKAPPTTVTATPFGPPPAASVAQFIQGYYSMLPGNTSAAWSQLTPSYQAQTGGYDAYVRFWSAIQAVSVGSVTPSGESRATASITYTMKSGERRSESRWFQVVSENGRMLIAGSGA; the protein is encoded by the coding sequence ATGACGGCGGACCGATTGATCGCGGGACGGTATCGACTCACGGATCCGATCGGCACAGGTGCCATGGGCGTTGTCTGGCGCGGCACGGACGTCCGGCTGCGGCGCACCGTCGCCGTGAAGCAGTTGATCCTCGGGCCGGGCCTGTCGCGCGAGGCGGCGCTGGAGGCGAAACTGCGCGCCATGCGCGAGGGCCGGATCGCGGCGCGGCTGCACCACCCGAACGCGATCACCGTCTTCGACGTCGCGGAGGAAGACGGCCAGCCGTGGTTGGTCATGGAATACATGGACGCGCCGAGCCTGGCGGCCAAACTCTCCGGCAAGCGCACCCTGGCCCCGGCGGAGGTCGCGCGCATCGGCGCGCAAGCCGCGGGCGCACTGGCCGCCGCGCACAAGGCGGGCATCATGCACCGCGACGTGAAGCCCGCGAACCTGCTCGTCGGCGACGACGGCACCGTGAAGCTCACCGACTTCGGCATCTCCCGGGCCGTCGGCGATGTCACCGTCACCGCCACCGGATTCCTCGCGGGCACCCCCGCCTACCTGGCACCGGAGGTGGCGCGCGGGGAGAACCCGGAACCCGCCTCCGACGTATTCGCCCTCGGCTCAACGCTGTACGCCGCGGTGGAGGGCCAGCCGCCGTTCGGTGAGGGCGACAATCCGCTGGCTGTGCTGCACGCCGTCGCGCGCGGCCAGGTCCCGGAGCCGAAGCAGGCCGGTGTGCTCGGGTCGGTGCTGATGCGGCTGCTCGCCCCGACGATCGACGCGCGCCCGACCATGCGGGAGGCGCAGCAAGCTCTCGAAGCCGTTGCGGAGGGCCGGGTTCCGAAGCTGGGGACACCGTCGCTCACCAAGGCGCTGCCCGCGCCGGGAGCGGATGCGACGACCGTGCTCCCGCAACCGGGCACCGATGCCGCGAGCAGCACGGCGAACGCGACCGCCGCGACGGCACTGGTGCCGACCGCAGCGCTGGCCAACGCCGCGCCGCAGGCGAATCCGGCTGCGGCCGAATCCGTTTCCGCGCAACCGCCGATCCCGCCACGCCGTGCGGCGACCACCATCCCCGGCGGCGCGGGCGGCGGGCCGCAACGTAACCGCGCCATGGCCGTCGGTGCCGCCGCGTTCGTCGCGGTGCTCCTGGTGATTGGACTCGTCGCCTACATTGTCAACGGTGACCGCAAGGACGAGGGCGGCACTGCCGCACCGTCGGTGACCACCGTGTCCGCCGCACCCGAGGGCCCGCCGCCCCCCGCCAACGCGGCGAGCACCGGCCAGGAGGCGCCACCGGCTCCGGTAAGCACCCCAGAGCCGTCGCCCCCGCCGAGCCCGACGCCCGCGCCGTCCTCGACGACGCCCACACCTACGCCCACGCCGAGCCCCACCCCGAGCAAGGCACCGCCCACGACCGTCACCGCGACACCCTTCGGCCCGCCCCCCGCGGCCAGCGTCGCCCAATTCATCCAGGGCTACTACAGCATGCTGCCCGGCAACACTTCCGCTGCCTGGTCGCAGCTCACGCCCTCCTATCAGGCGCAGACCGGCGGCTACGACGCCTACGTCCGGTTCTGGAGCGCCATCCAAGCGGTGAGCGTGGGGAGTGTCACGCCGAGCGGTGAGAGCCGGGCGACCGCATCGATCACCTACACGATGAAGTCCGGTGAAAGAAGGTCGGAGAGCCGCTGGTTCCAGGTCGTGTCGGAGAACGGGCGCATGCTGATCGCCGGGTCCGGGGCCTAG
- a CDS encoding HalD/BesD family halogenase, with protein sequence MAALGVLDEIVDTARYPLAEPEDPGRRSAVRRARTELDESGCTVLRGFIRPELTETLRAQGEAMAPHAYYEVERVNAYNIPLDTELPADHPGRIVLERGNAFVPRDRIPGDALIHRLYTDRRFQRFVADCFGLAELHEFADPLAGLCLNVVAPGMSHPWHFDTNEFTVSMLTQPAESGGIFEYCPNIRTPEAERLDDVRAVLTGSGERLIQRLDLRPGDLQLFRGRFSLHRVSPVAGAGQRHSAIFAYTDRPGVIGTVERTRQLFGRVLPDHLAAAADVVRGDRLLD encoded by the coding sequence ATGGCAGCGTTGGGTGTCCTCGACGAGATCGTTGATACCGCACGGTATCCCCTCGCCGAACCGGAGGACCCCGGCCGGCGCAGCGCGGTGCGGCGAGCCCGCACGGAACTGGACGAGAGCGGCTGCACCGTCCTGCGCGGTTTCATCCGGCCGGAACTGACCGAGACCCTGCGGGCACAGGGCGAGGCGATGGCGCCGCACGCGTACTACGAAGTCGAGCGGGTGAACGCCTACAACATCCCGCTGGACACCGAGCTGCCCGCGGATCATCCGGGGCGTATCGTGCTCGAGCGCGGAAACGCCTTCGTGCCCCGCGACCGCATCCCCGGCGACGCGCTGATCCACCGGCTCTATACCGACAGGCGCTTCCAGCGTTTCGTCGCGGACTGTTTCGGCCTGGCCGAACTGCACGAATTCGCCGACCCGCTGGCCGGACTGTGCCTGAATGTCGTCGCCCCCGGCATGTCGCATCCGTGGCACTTCGACACCAACGAATTCACCGTCAGCATGCTGACCCAACCCGCGGAGTCGGGCGGAATCTTCGAGTACTGCCCCAACATTCGCACGCCGGAGGCCGAGCGCCTCGATGACGTCCGCGCCGTGCTCACCGGCTCGGGTGAGCGGTTGATCCAGCGGCTCGACCTGCGCCCCGGCGACCTGCAACTGTTCCGCGGCCGCTTCTCGCTGCATCGCGTATCGCCCGTCGCCGGTGCAGGCCAACGGCATTCGGCGATCTTCGCCTACACCGACCGGCCGGGCGTGATCGGCACGGTGGAGCGCACCAGGCAACTCTTCGGCCGCGTACTACCCGATCATCTGGCCGCCGCGGCCGACGTTGTCCGCGGTGACCGATTGCTCGACTGA
- a CDS encoding YeiH family protein, with translation MPDIEARDGNTSGGSAVEGGVVTATSETATGADSFAPVKSETAALQAVSRPTVGAVVAGIAVVVVLGALTRYFDTQVPRWAADTPFTRVAKSIEFPVYAIAIGLLGNVILAKLALRDRLSAGFRTEFFIKTGVVLLGASINLKILVTAAGPAILQALLLITVVFGFTWWLGGRLGLDDKLRALLSSAVSICGVSAAIAAAGAVQAKREQIAYAASLVIIFALPSIFVLPWLADVFGLSDAVAGAWIGGNIDTTAAVAASGAIAGEKALQIATIVKTTQNALIGIVAIALTAYFTVKVERAAGAVRPSVRQFWDRFPKFVLGFLAASVIGTLYLQSVDKKSGTAHIAIINDLRTWFLIFAFVSIGLEFSLRGLREAGWRPIVVFGSAVLVNLLVGLGLSIVLFRTFTL, from the coding sequence ATGCCGGATATCGAAGCGCGTGACGGCAATACGTCCGGTGGGTCCGCTGTCGAGGGTGGCGTGGTGACCGCCACGTCCGAAACAGCTACGGGCGCGGACTCTTTCGCGCCGGTGAAGTCGGAAACAGCGGCATTGCAGGCGGTCTCGCGTCCCACGGTGGGTGCCGTGGTGGCGGGGATCGCGGTGGTGGTTGTGCTCGGCGCGCTGACCCGCTACTTCGACACGCAAGTGCCGCGCTGGGCGGCCGATACCCCGTTCACCAGGGTGGCGAAGTCGATCGAGTTCCCGGTGTACGCCATCGCGATCGGGTTGCTCGGCAATGTCATTCTCGCCAAACTCGCACTGCGTGACCGACTTTCGGCCGGTTTCCGCACCGAGTTCTTCATCAAGACCGGGGTGGTGCTGCTCGGTGCCTCGATCAACCTGAAGATCCTGGTGACCGCGGCGGGTCCGGCGATTCTGCAGGCGCTGCTGTTGATCACCGTGGTGTTCGGCTTCACCTGGTGGCTCGGCGGGCGGCTCGGGCTCGACGACAAGCTGCGGGCGCTGCTGTCCTCGGCGGTGTCGATCTGCGGCGTCAGCGCGGCCATCGCGGCCGCCGGTGCGGTGCAGGCGAAGCGTGAGCAGATCGCCTACGCGGCCTCACTGGTCATCATCTTCGCGCTGCCGTCGATCTTCGTGTTGCCCTGGCTCGCCGATGTTTTCGGACTTTCCGATGCTGTCGCGGGCGCTTGGATCGGCGGCAATATCGATACCACGGCGGCGGTCGCGGCGTCGGGCGCCATCGCGGGGGAGAAGGCGCTGCAGATCGCCACCATTGTCAAGACCACGCAGAACGCGCTGATCGGCATCGTCGCGATCGCGTTGACGGCGTACTTCACGGTGAAGGTGGAACGCGCCGCCGGTGCGGTACGGCCCTCCGTGCGGCAGTTCTGGGACCGCTTCCCCAAGTTCGTCCTGGGTTTCCTCGCCGCCTCCGTGATCGGCACGCTGTACCTGCAGTCCGTCGACAAGAAGTCCGGCACCGCCCACATCGCCATCATCAACGACCTGCGCACCTGGTTCCTGATCTTCGCGTTCGTCTCCATCGGCCTCGAGTTCTCCCTGCGCGGCCTACGCGAAGCAGGCTGGCGCCCAATAGTCGTCTTCGGCTCCGCGGTACTGGTGAACCTGCTCGTCGGCCTAGGCCTCTCGATCGTCCTTTTCCGCACCTTCACCCTCTGA
- the hisG gene encoding ATP phosphoribosyltransferase, with amino-acid sequence MLRVAVPNKGALSEAATSILSEAGYRRRTDSRDLTVLDPANQVEFFFLRPKDIAIYVGSGELDLGITGRDLALDSSAPVSERLALGFGRSTFRYAAPAGQAWKVEDLYDKRIATSYPNLVLADLQRRGIEAEVIRLDGAVEISIQLGVADAIADVVGSGRTLRQHNLVAFGESLCDSEGVLIERTGSDQQERARNQLIARIQGVVFGQQYIMLDYDCPKELLDQAVEITPGLESPTVSPLADEGWVAIRAMVPRKQGNEVMDQLAELGAKAILAFDIRSCRAF; translated from the coding sequence ATGCTGCGCGTCGCAGTCCCCAATAAAGGCGCCCTGTCCGAAGCCGCCACCTCCATCCTCAGCGAGGCCGGTTATCGCAGGCGCACCGATTCTCGCGACCTGACCGTACTCGACCCGGCCAACCAGGTGGAATTCTTCTTCCTGCGGCCCAAGGACATCGCCATCTACGTCGGGTCCGGTGAACTCGACCTCGGCATCACCGGCCGCGACCTCGCGCTCGATTCCAGCGCTCCGGTCAGCGAACGGCTCGCCCTCGGCTTCGGCCGCTCCACCTTCCGCTACGCCGCCCCGGCCGGGCAGGCATGGAAGGTCGAAGACCTGTACGACAAGCGCATCGCCACCTCCTACCCGAACCTGGTGCTGGCCGATCTGCAACGGCGCGGCATCGAGGCCGAGGTGATCCGGCTGGACGGCGCGGTGGAGATCTCCATCCAGCTCGGCGTCGCCGATGCCATCGCCGACGTGGTCGGCTCCGGGCGCACGCTGCGCCAGCACAACCTGGTCGCCTTCGGTGAGTCGCTGTGCGACTCGGAGGGCGTTCTGATCGAGCGCACCGGCTCGGACCAGCAGGAACGGGCCCGCAACCAGCTCATCGCCCGCATCCAGGGCGTCGTGTTCGGCCAGCAGTACATCATGCTGGACTACGACTGCCCGAAGGAGCTGCTCGATCAGGCGGTCGAGATCACCCCTGGTCTCGAGTCGCCGACGGTGTCCCCGCTCGCCGACGAGGGCTGGGTCGCGATCCGCGCGATGGTGCCGCGCAAGCAGGGCAACGAGGTGATGGACCAGCTCGCCGAGCTCGGCGCCAAAGCCATCCTCGCCTTCGACATCCGCTCGTGCCGGGCTTTCTGA
- a CDS encoding class I SAM-dependent methyltransferase — protein sequence MAVPLHETGKASFDDIYDRPDPRDYYARMSDLDYRIPELAKPVFQQQIREYRASARVTTPTVLDIGCSYGVNAALLRFDTSMKELAEHYRSADGDRATLIARDRADLGTRDELPDVRFLGMDASAPALAYAKETGLLHDTVHADLESGEPTDAQREVLATADIIISTGCVGYVTEKTLARVATAHPRRRPWMAHFVLRMFDFTPIAAELAALGYRTEQAPGLFEQRRFASAAEQTQVLNTLSAKGIDTTDREADGWLYAGLYLSRPLPKHHADTEDQH from the coding sequence GTGGCAGTGCCGTTACACGAGACCGGGAAAGCCTCCTTCGACGACATCTACGACCGTCCCGATCCGCGCGACTACTACGCCCGCATGTCCGACCTCGACTATCGAATCCCGGAGCTCGCGAAACCCGTTTTCCAGCAACAGATTCGGGAATACCGCGCCTCGGCCCGGGTAACCACGCCCACGGTGCTCGACATCGGCTGCTCCTACGGCGTCAACGCCGCGCTGCTGCGCTTCGACACCTCCATGAAAGAACTCGCCGAGCACTACCGCAGCGCGGACGGGGACCGTGCGACCCTCATCGCCCGCGACCGCGCGGACCTCGGCACCCGAGACGAACTTCCCGATGTCCGGTTCCTCGGTATGGACGCCTCCGCGCCCGCGCTCGCCTACGCCAAGGAGACGGGGCTGCTGCACGACACCGTGCACGCCGACCTCGAGTCCGGCGAGCCCACTGATGCGCAGCGGGAGGTGCTGGCCACCGCCGACATCATCATCTCCACCGGCTGCGTCGGCTACGTCACCGAGAAAACGCTGGCCCGCGTGGCCACCGCGCATCCGCGTCGGCGGCCCTGGATGGCACACTTCGTGCTGCGCATGTTCGACTTCACCCCGATCGCCGCGGAACTGGCCGCGCTCGGCTACCGGACCGAACAGGCGCCCGGGCTGTTCGAACAGCGCAGGTTCGCCTCCGCGGCCGAGCAGACCCAGGTGCTGAACACCCTGTCCGCCAAGGGAATCGACACCACCGACCGGGAAGCGGACGGCTGGCTCTACGCCGGCCTGTATCTATCGAGACCGTTGCCGAAGCACCACGCCGACACCGAGGACCAGCATTGA
- a CDS encoding choline/carnitine O-acyltransferase → MTERTFAADDHLPRVPLPTLEDSCARFLQWCAPLLTAAELATTEAAVADLLRQDGPGRTLHAALAEYDAAAGVGSWLDLFWPSRYLGRRDRIALNANFFFLFRDDTTLATSTAATQVDRAAGIISAAVDYKLSLDAEAIPAVTQRGQTLSMWQNKYLFSETRIPGEQQDSVRVPYSPEWPGPSTAKHVVVFFRGHMFRMDAIGPDGAPYSLDDLADGLRAVLKAGARSTRTDSAVGHLTTKARAEWAASRQALLAEPTNAAALNTIETALFCVCLEDFAPRDELHACDQLLHGDSANRWFDKSVSFIVFGDGQAGINVEHCGLDGTTILSFVDTLLETPAQEHAARSGAKAQGMPAVEPIDFVLDAAQRNDIAEAGADFARYAAENATQTVSFPDFGTTRAKQLGISPDAFAQLSYQLAHRRSKGITGATYESIATRQYRNGRTEAMRVVTPEMVAFVDAMQDPTVDQQGKLAAARTAAAAHVERAKQCQAGAAPEQHLWELQWIQRRRGAELGVTEPIALFDSPGWLIMRDDYLSTSSAPSINIRYFGFGSTSPRCIGVAYVLLPDRWNLYLATPTPVADQMHAFADHLRTAVADLEALLARG, encoded by the coding sequence TTGACCGAACGCACCTTCGCCGCCGACGACCACCTGCCCCGGGTGCCCCTGCCGACGCTGGAGGACAGCTGCGCCCGATTCCTGCAGTGGTGCGCACCGCTGTTGACCGCGGCCGAGCTCGCCACCACCGAAGCCGCGGTCGCCGACCTGCTGCGCCAGGACGGGCCCGGTCGCACACTGCACGCGGCACTGGCGGAATACGACGCCGCCGCGGGCGTCGGTAGCTGGCTGGACCTGTTCTGGCCGTCGCGGTACCTGGGCAGGCGCGACCGCATCGCATTGAACGCCAACTTCTTCTTCCTCTTCCGCGACGACACCACGCTGGCCACCTCGACGGCCGCGACCCAGGTCGATCGCGCGGCCGGAATCATCTCCGCCGCAGTGGATTACAAGCTGTCACTGGACGCCGAGGCGATCCCCGCGGTGACCCAGCGCGGGCAGACGTTGTCCATGTGGCAGAACAAATATTTATTCTCCGAGACCCGCATCCCGGGGGAGCAGCAGGACAGCGTTCGCGTCCCGTACAGCCCGGAATGGCCGGGCCCGTCCACGGCCAAGCATGTGGTGGTCTTCTTCCGCGGCCACATGTTCCGGATGGACGCGATCGGTCCCGACGGCGCGCCGTACTCGCTGGACGACCTCGCCGACGGACTGCGAGCGGTGCTGAAGGCCGGTGCGCGGTCGACCCGAACCGATTCCGCCGTCGGGCATCTCACCACCAAGGCGCGGGCGGAATGGGCGGCGAGCAGGCAGGCGCTGCTCGCCGAACCGACCAATGCCGCGGCGCTGAATACCATCGAGACCGCGCTGTTCTGTGTTTGCCTGGAGGACTTCGCCCCGCGCGACGAGCTGCACGCCTGTGATCAGCTGCTGCACGGCGACAGTGCCAACCGGTGGTTCGACAAGTCGGTGTCGTTCATCGTCTTCGGGGACGGTCAGGCTGGCATCAACGTCGAGCACTGCGGGCTGGACGGCACCACCATCCTGTCCTTCGTGGACACCTTGCTGGAGACTCCGGCGCAGGAGCACGCCGCCCGGTCGGGGGCGAAGGCGCAGGGGATGCCCGCCGTCGAGCCGATCGACTTCGTGCTGGATGCGGCGCAGCGCAACGATATTGCCGAAGCCGGTGCCGATTTCGCCCGCTACGCCGCCGAAAATGCCACGCAGACGGTCTCTTTCCCGGACTTCGGCACAACGCGCGCCAAACAGCTCGGCATCTCACCGGATGCCTTCGCGCAGTTGAGTTATCAGCTCGCCCACCGGCGCAGCAAGGGAATCACCGGCGCCACTTACGAATCCATCGCCACCCGCCAGTACCGCAACGGCCGCACCGAGGCCATGCGGGTGGTCACCCCGGAAATGGTGGCGTTCGTGGACGCGATGCAGGACCCCACGGTCGACCAGCAGGGCAAGCTGGCCGCCGCGCGCACCGCGGCCGCCGCGCATGTCGAACGCGCCAAGCAGTGCCAGGCGGGCGCGGCACCTGAACAGCATCTGTGGGAACTGCAGTGGATCCAGCGTCGTCGCGGCGCCGAACTCGGTGTCACCGAACCGATCGCGCTCTTCGACAGCCCGGGCTGGCTGATCATGCGTGACGACTACCTGAGCACCAGCTCGGCGCCGTCGATCAACATCCGCTACTTCGGTTTCGGCTCTACCAGCCCCCGCTGCATCGGTGTCGCCTACGTTCTGCTGCCGGACCGGTGGAACCTGTATCTGGCCACCCCGACCCCGGTCGCCGACCAGATGCACGCCTTCGCCGACCATCTGCGGACCGCCGTCGCTGATCTGGAGGCGTTGCTCGCGCGGGGCTGA